The genomic region CAATACCGTCGTGCCTACCTCGGGCAAAATCCTAACCGGCGGTGTCGATGCCAACGCACTGCACCGCCCCAAACGTTTCTTCGGCGCGGCGCGCAACGTGGAAGAAGGCGGTTCGCTGACCATCATCGCCACCGCATTGGTTGAAACCGGCAGCCGTATGGACGATGTGATTTACGAAGAATTCAAAGGCACCGGCAATATGGAATTGCACCTTGACCGCCGTATGGCGGAAAAACGCCTCTTCCCCGCCATCAACATCAACAAATCCGGCACGCGCCGCGAAGAGCTGCTTGTGCCGAACGACCAGTTGCAACGTATGTGGCTCTTACGCAAGTTCCTGCACCCGATGGACGAAATCGAGGCAGCCGAATTTTTAATCGGGAAAATCAAAGCCTCTAAAAACAATGATGATTTCTTTGAACTGATGCGCGGCAAATAAACGCGCCACCCGCATTAATGCGAAATGCCGTCTGAAGCCTGAAAATCGGGTTTCAGACGGCACTTTCATTCACACGGCCGGCGCAGCTCCTCCCTCCCCCCGTTAACGGCGCAACCGCCGGCAGTGTCCGTGTCCGCTTGCCGAAAGCGCGGCCTTTGCAAAACCGGCTTGAACGCATCCGTACCGGCAATGAAAACCGATGCGGGAACTTGATTCAAGGTTGCGCCGAACCGCGCTCATTTTTGTATAAATTTGGGGCTGTCCTAGATAACTAGGGAAATTCAAATTAAGTTAGAGTTGCCTTTATGAGAAAAAGTCGTCTAAGCCGGTATAAACAAAATAAACTCATTGAGCTATTTGTCGCAGGTGTAACTGCAAGAACAGCAGCAGAGTTAGTAGGCGTTAATAAAAGTACCGCAGCCTATTATTTTCATCGTTTACGATTACTTATTTATCAAAACAGTCCACATTTGGAAATGTTTGATGGCGAAGTAGAAGCAGATGAAAGTTATTTTGCTGAACGACAAAACCATATTAATGGAATTGAGAACTTTTGGAACCGGGCAAAACGTCATTTACGCAAGTTTAACGGCATTCCCAAAGCGCATTTTGAGCTGTATTTAAAGGGGTACGAACGGCGTTTTAACAACAGTGAGATAAAAGTTCAAATTTCCATTTTAAAACAATTAGTAAAATCGAGTTTATCCTAGTTATCTAGGACAGCCCCATAAATTTTTATAGTGGATTAACAAAAACCAGTACAGCGTTGCCTCGCCTTAGCTCAAAGAGAACGATTCTCTAAGGTGCTGAAGCACCAAGTGAATCGGTTCCGTACTGTTTGTACTGTCTGCGGCTTCGTCGCCTTGTCCTGATTTTTGTTAATCCACTATACCTCCGCCAATGCCCATGAGTGCAAACACCTGTCGCCGTTGTTGGAAGGACTGCCCAAAGGTACGACCGTCTATGCCGACAAAGGCTATGACAGTGCGGAAAACCGGCAACATCTGGAAAAGCGTCAGTTGTTAGACGGCATTATGCGCAAAGCCTGCCGCAACCGTCCGCTGGCGGAAACGCAAACCAAACGCAACCGATATTTGTCGAAGACCCGTTATGTGGTCGAACAAAGCTTCGGTACGCTGCACCGTAAGTTCCGCTATGTTCGGGCAGCCTATTTCGGACTGATTAAAGTGAGTGCGCAAAGCCACCTGAAGGCGATGTGTTTGAACCTGTTGAAAGCCGCCAACAGGCTAAGTGCGCCTGCTGCCGCCTAAAAGGCGGCTCGGATGCCTGATTATCGGGTATCCGGGGAGGATTCAGGGGGTATTTGGGTAAAATTAGGCGGTATTTGGGGCGAAAACAGCCGAAAACCTGTGTTTGGGTTTCGGCTGTCGGGAGGGAAAGGAATTTTGCAAAGGTCTCTTTTCGTCATTCCCGCCACTTTTCGTCATTCCCGCGAAAGCGGGAATCTAGAATCTCGGACTTTCAGATAATCTTTGAATATTGCTGTTGTTCTAAGGTCTAGATTCCCGCGTTCGCGGGAATGACGGTTCAGTTGCTACGGTTATTGTCAGGTTTCGGTTATGTTGGAATTTCGGGAAACTTATGAATTGAGACCTTTGCAAAAATAGTCTGTTAACGAAATTTGACGCATAAAAATGCGCCAAAAAATTTTCAATTGCCTAAAACCTTCCTAATATTGAGCAAAAAGTAGGAAAAATCAGAAAAGTTTTGCATTTTGAAAATGAGATTGAGCATAAAATTTTAGTAACCTATGTTATTGCAAAGGTCTCGAATTGTCATTCCCACGCAGGTGGGAATCTAGTCTGTTCGGTTTCAGTTATTTCCGATAAATTCCTGCTGCTTTTTATTTCTAGATTCCCACTTTCGTGGGAATGACGAAAAGTTGCGGGAATGACGGTTCGGGCATTCCTTAAATTACCCGTGTATCGCTGTAAATCTTAGAGATGGCGGAATATAGCGGATTAACAAAAACCAGTACAGCGTTGTCTCGCCTTAGCTCAAAGAGAACGATTCTCTAAGGTGCTGAAGCACCAAGTGAATCGGTTCCGTACTATTTGTACTGTCTGCGGCTTCGTCGCCTTGTCCTGATTTTTGTTAATCCACTATATTTCCAATTAAAAATTTTTAATATATTAATCAATAAATTAATTTTATAAAATAAAAATATTGTCAACAATATTTTGCCTTATCGCCCAAACCTCTGTATATTTTCCTACAGTAAATTGTTGACAATCCATACGCCCACATATGCGCCGCCTAAGGATAAATCCTCCCGCCGGACAACGGGTGCAAGGGATTGGATGCGATATTTCCATATTCAAACAAGGGATTTGTTTCACGCACAGGGCGGCACATCGGCAAAATCCCCGCGCCGCCCCGGTCCGGCAGGGCTTGCGTCCCTCCCGGACAAGCCCCGACCCCGCCTTTCCGAAAGACGGGCTCAACCATTAAGGAAACTTTAATCAAAATGAAAAAACACATATGGGCGGCATCTTTGCTGCCGGCATCCCTATCGGCAGAACCTTTAAACTGGTGGAAGCCTTATTCCGCCGTCAATTCGGGCGATACCGCCTGGGTGATGACTGCGGCTGCCTTGGTACTGTTGATGACGCTTCCCGGGCTGGCTTTATTCTACGGCGGGATGGTGCGGAAAAAAAACCTGCTCTCGACGATGATGCACAGCTTTTCCATCGCGACATTGGTGGGCATCCTTTGGGTCGCCGTCGGCTATTCTTTAGCGTTCACGCCGGGAAATGCCTTTATCGGCGGTTTGGGGCGCGTATTTTTAAGCGGGATGCAGATAGACGCTGCCGCACAGATGCTGACCGTGTCGCCCAATGCGCCGACTGTTCCCGAACCGGTATTTATGTTTTTTCAGATGACGTTTGCCATTATTTCGACCGCCATTATTACCGGCGCGTTTGCCGAACGGATGAAATATTCGGCAATGATGCTGTTTTCGGGCATATGGTTTTTATTGGTTTATGTGCCGGGAGCGCATTGGGTGTGGGGCGGCGGCTTTATGAGCAAAGGCGGCGTATTGGATTATGCCGGCGGTACGGTGGTGCACATCAATGCCGGTATCGCGGGACTCGTCGCCGCCTTGGTTTTGGGCAGGCGCATAGGCTACGGGCGCGAGGCGATGCCTCCGCACAATATGGCGATGACACTGATCGGCGCGGCAATGTTGTGGTTCGGCTGGTTCGGCTTTAACGCCGGATCGGCGCTTGCGGCAGACGCGGCGGCGGGTATGGCGATGGCGGTAACGCAGGTGTCGGCCGTATTCGGCGCGGCAGGCTGGCTTGCCTGCGAAAAAATAGCGGGACACAAACCTTCCGCTTTGGGGCTGGCTTCCGGCGCGGTTTCCGGTCTGGTCGGCATCACCCCTGCCGCCGGCTTTACCGGCCCGTCGGGCGCGGCCGCCATCGGTATATTGACTGCCGCCGCGTGCTTTGTGTCCGTCACCGTCGTCAAACACAAATTGCGTTACGATGATTCTTTGGACGCTTTCGGCATACACGGATTCGGCGGGCTGGTGGGCGGAATATTGACCGGCATCTTTTTCGACAACCGCATTTTCGGCGGGGATGCGGCAGTTTGGCAGCAGTTGTGGATACAGGTAAAAGACGGGTTCGTTATGGCGGCATACAGCGGGCTGATGAGTTGGGCGATTTTGAAGGTCGTGGGGAAAATCTGCGGCGGCCTGCGCGTCGGCAAGGATGTCGAACGCGAAGGTTTGGATCTGAATATCCACGGCGAACGCGTGGAATAAGGGCGGTTATGCCGTCTGAAGCCTGAAAATCGGGTTTCAGACGGCATTTTTCACGTTTGCCGCCGATGGATAAACATATAGTGGATTAACAAAAATCAGGACAAGGCGACGAAGCCGCAGACAGTACAAATAGTACGGAACCGATTCACTTGGTGCTTCAGCACCTTAGAGAATCGTTTTCTTTGAGCTAAGGCGAGGCAACGCCGTACTGGTTTTTGTTAATCCACTATACTGCCTGCGACGCTTAACGGCTGTCTTTCCACTGATAATATTTCGAGCCGAGGAAAGAACCGAGTTTGCGCAAAAACGGTTGCAGGATAATATTCGGCTGGCGCAACCGCTCAAACGGCTTCAGACGGCATTCGTCCCCTAAAATTGCTTCGGCAACCGCCAGACCTGCAATGCCTGTTATCGCCATCCCGTGTCCGGAATAACCTTGCGTATAAAAAACATTCGGGGCTAAACGTCCGAAATGCGGGACAAGGTTGGCGGTAATGTCGCACTCCCCGCCCCACGAATATTCGATTTTGACATCGGCAAGCTGCGGAAAAACTTTAAGCATATCTTGGCGGACAAGCTCGGTCATACGCGCGGGATTGTCGATAAACTCGTTATCCTTACCGCCGAAAAGCAGTCTGCCGTCCGCGCTGAGGCGGTAATAATCCAAAATATGACGGTTGTCGCATACTGCCATATTGTTGCGGATAAGCCCTTTTGCACGCGCGCCCAAGGGTTCTGTGGCAATAATAAAGGTGCTGACAGCAATCGCCTTGCGCTCCAAAGGCTTGAATATCGGATTCAAACCGGCATAAGTATTGACGGCGTACACCAGATTTTTGCATTCGACGCTGCCTTCGGGGGTGTAAACCAGCCAACCGTTTTGATAAGGTTCAATGCGTATCATGGGAGAATGCTCAAAAATCTTCGTACCAGCTTCGGCAGCGGCGCGGGCGATGCCCAACGTGTAATTGAGCGGATGGAGATGCCCGGACAAGGGATCGAACTGTGCGCCTTGGTACATATCGCTGTCAAGCTGCTGCTTCAGTTCAGTGTTATCCCAGAGTTGATAATGAGTTGCACCGTAATATTTTTGGGCGTGCTCATGCCATTGTTGCAATTCTTCCCAATGCTGCGAACGGATGGCAACCGTGGCATAACCGCGCTGCCAATCGCAATCAATGGCATGTTTGCGGACGCGTTCGTCCACCAGTTCGACCGCCTGCAAAGACTGTTGCCAAAACCATTGCGCTTGCTCCAAACCGACCTGTTTTTCAATTTCCTCCATACCGCAGGCGTAATCGCTGATAACCTGCCCGCCACTCCGTCCCGACGCGCCGAAACCGATACGCGCGGCTTCCAACACAACCGTTTCATGTCCCTGCTCCGCCAAGGGCAATGCAGTGCACAAACCACTCAATCCGCCGCCGATGATACAGGTATCGGTTTTCAGACGGCATTGAAGTTTCGGATAAACAGTATGAGGATTAACCGAACTGAAATAATAAGAAGGCAGATATTCTTGAAAATCAGGGCGAATCATTGTGTTTGCTTTATCGGGTATATTTTCGGACGGAATGATACAGGCTGTCGAGCCATATCGTCCAAACAGAAAATCGGTTGAAGAAAACAGGCTGACCCAGTCATGCGGTCAGCCTGCCTTATTAATTAATTTGCTTTCTCGGCAGCCAATTTTTCTTGGCGGTAGGCTTCTGCCGCTTCTCGGTCACGCTTGGTTGCCTGCCTCATCATCCAATAATTGACGATGATGACCAATGTTCCGATGATGCCGATCAGGATGGTTGCCAAAACGTTCATCTGCGGATCAAGACCCAGCTTGATTTTGGAGAAAATCACCTGCGGCAATGTGGATGAACCGGGGCCGGAGAGGAATGAGGTAATCACCAAATCATCCAAAGACAGGGTAATGCCGAGCAGAAAGCCTGAAACGATGGCAGGGGCAATCAAAGGCAAAGTGATGACAAAAAAGATTTTCAGCGGACGCGCGCCCAAATCCATTGCGGCTTCTTCGAGCGATTGGTCAAGCTCAACTAGACGCGAACGGATAACAACGGTAATGTATGCCATGCACAGCGTCGTATGTCCTAAGAAAATAGTGAAAAAGCCACGATCGAAGTAGAGATGTTGTAACCATTCGCTGCCCTGCAAAAATATCTGTACCTGAATAATCAGCAGCAGCATAGACAGACCGGTAATCACGTCGGGCATCACCATAGGTGCGGAAATCATACCGGCGAACAAGGTACTGCCGCGAAAACGTTTAATCCGCGCCATCGCATAGCCTGCCAGCGTGCCCAAAACGACGGCAGCAAGCGAAGACACAACGGCAATCCGCAGCGACAGCCAAGCGGCTTCCAAGATGGTGTCGTTTTCCAGCAATGCGCCGTACCACTTGGTCGAAAAGCCGCCCCAAACGGTTACCAGCTTGGATTCGTTAAACGAATAGATGACCAAAACAACCAGCGGGATATACAGAAACGCCAGCGACAGTGCCAACATCAGTTTCAAGAACCAAGATAATTTGGATTTCTGCATTATTTGGCTCCTTCTTCCAATTCGCGGTTTTCATAATGCTGAAACAGGGCAATCGGCACGACCAGCAGCGCGACCATCACGACGGCGACGGCGGAAGCCAGCGGCCAGTTGTTTTGATCGAAGAACGCCTGCCACAAGACTTTACCAATCATCAGGTTTTCCGAACCGCCGACCAGCTCGGGAATGACGAACTCGCCGACAGCAGGGACGAAAACCAGCATGGAGCCTGCAATAATGCCGGTTTTCGACAAAGGCAGGGTAATCGTCAAGAACGATTTGACCGGCCCCGCGCCCAAATCGGAAGCCGCTTCAAGCAGGCGGTTGTCGAGTTTCACCAGTTGCGTGTATAGCGGCAGAATCATAAACGGCAGATAGGCGTAAACCATCACCAAATTGAGCGAAAAGGCATTGTAGAACAAATCCAAAGGCTCGCTGATAATACCCATTTTAATCAACAGGTTGTTTACAATACCGTTATGCCCGAGCAGACCCATCCACGCATAGACGCGCAACAGGAACGATGTCCAAAAGGGCAGCATAATGGCAAGCAGCAAACCATTGCGGACAGAAGGATTGGCACGAGAAATCGCATAGGCGGTCGGATAACCGACCAACAGGCAAATCACTGTCGTCATCAATGCGGTTTTGATTGAAGACCAGTAGGTCATCAGATAGATATTGCTGTTTTCACTGTCGCCGAACGGGTTAAGGGTATGCCAAAAATTTTGGAAAATATCGGCATAGTTTTGATAACTGATGGCGATATTCAGACGACCTAAATCTTCGTCGATGCTGGTCAGCGGCGTAAACGGCGGAATGGCGATTTCTTGTTCGGCAAAGCTGATTTTCAGCACGATGGCGAACGGAATCAGAAACAGCACCAAAAGCCAAATATACGGTACGGCAATCACCGCACGCTGCCCCGGACGGCGGAACAGTTTGTTTTTCAGTTTATTAAGGTTCATTGCATTCCCCTTAAATCAACGGAACAACGGAGTCGGTTGGTTTTCCGGCCAGCTGATATAGACGGTTTCGTCCCAAGTCGGCGGTGTAATGTTGCGCACATACCAGTAAGGGGCGGGGACTTGGCTTTTGACGACGCGCCCGTTGCCGAGCTTGATATGGTAAATGGCGAAGCTGCCCAAATAGGCGATTTCTTTTACCGTGCCTTTCGCCCAGTTGTAGTCGCCCAAATATTCGGGTTTTTCTTTATATAAATCAATATCCTCTGGTCGAATACTAACCCAAAGGTCCTGCTCGCTCGGACCACCCAAACCGTGATCGATGCGGACGTGGTTTTCCAAACCTTCGCATTCGATAACGGCATAGTCGGCATGATCTTCAATCACCACACCGTCAAAGATGTTGGTTTCGCCGATAAACTCGGCAGTGAAGCGGCTGTTGGGATAGTCGTACACGTCGCTGGGTGTGCCGACTTGCTGCAACTGACCGTCAGACATAATGGCGATGCGGGTCGCCATCGTCATCGCCTCTTCTTGGTCGTGCGTAACCATAATACAGGTTACGCCGACTTGTTCCAGCGTATTGACCAACTCAAGCTGGGTTTGTTGGCGCAGTTTTTTGTCCAATGCACCGAGGGGCTCATCCAGCAGTAGAATTTTCGGACGTTTTGCCAGACTGCGTGCCAAAGCAATGCGCTGCTGCTGACCGCCGGACAATTGGTGCGGTTTGCGTTTAGCAAATTTGGTCATCTGAACCAGGCGGAGCATTTCTTCGACGCGCGCGGCGATTTCGCCTTTAGGCATTTTGTCCTGTTTCAGACCGAAGGCAATGTTTTGTTCTACGGTCATATGCGGAAAAAGCGCGTAACTTTGGAACATCATATTGATGGGGCGATCATAGGGTGCAAGTTTGGTAATATCCTGACCATCAAGGATAATTTTTCCCTGATTGGGACTTTCCATACCCGCCAGCATACGCAGCAGTGTAGATTTTCCGCTGCCGGAACTGCCCAAAAGGGCGAAGATTTCGTGTTGATAAATGTCCAAGTCGATGTTATCGACAGCGTAATTGTCACCAAACTTTTTCACCAAACCTTGGATTTTGAGATAAGGTTTGGCTGAAGACGCAGTGGTTGCGGTCATAATGGCAATACTCCAATAAAAAGACGAGTACCGGCAAAACGGATGTTCGAATGGGTGATAAAAAGCTGTTTGATTGCTGGCGGGAGTTAAACGTTTGATGCCGTCTGAAACTCTTGTAAAGCGCACGGGCAGCATGAAATGGAACAAGATTCCAAAGAACTTTATATTATATTAGTTTATGCGGTTTTCGGGCAATATAGTGGATTAAATTTAAACCAGTACAGCGTTGCCTTGCCTTGCCGTACTATTTGTACTGTCTGCGGCTTCGTCGCCTTGTCCTGATTTAAATTTAATCCACTATAAATATGGATTTGAGCTTGTCGGAAAGCAACAGAAAAGAAAACACCGCCCATTTTTCTGGGCGGTGTCGGAAAGCGTAATTATTTACGCAGACCCAAGCGGGTAATCAACGCGCGATACGTATCGGGCTGGGTACGGCGCAAGTAGGCCAGCAGGCGGCGGCGTTGGCTGACCATTTTCAACAGGCCGCGACGGCTGTGGTGGTCTTTGGGGTTGGCTTTGAAGTGGGGGGTCAGGTCGTTGATGCGGAAAGTCAACAGAGCGACTTGTACTTCGGAAGAGCCGGTGTCGCCTTCTTTGCGTTGGAAATCTTTAACGATTTGTGCTTTTTGTTCTACGGTCAGTGCCATAATGAAAACTCCAAAAATATAAGAATCCCCATAGGGATTCAGACAAGTTTGCCAAGCCTGAAGACAACGGCAAACTCCCTATGCCCAAGATAGGACAACGTGGCATTATGACACAATTCCCGCATTTCTGCACAATATTTTAAGACCGTGGAAGTAACCGTTAAAAATGCCGTCTGAAGCATTGTCTGCTTGAGACGGCAATGTTCAGACGGCATATGCGCTTCAAACCACGATTTCTTCTTTCTTCTTCGGTTCTTTACCGATATTGTCGCGGCTCAAACCGAACATTAGCAGAAGCGGGCTGGCAACCAATACGGAAGAATAAATGCCGAACACGATGCCAATGGTCAACGCCATAGAAAAGCCGTGCAAGGCCGCACCGCCGAACACCAGCATGGATACGACCATCGCCTCGGTCGAACCGTGGGTAATGATGGTGCGGCTCATCGTTGCGGTAATCGCGTTGTCGATGACTTCCGGCACGGCATGTCCGCGCATCGCCGGCTTGCGGAAGTTTTCACGGATACGGTCGAAGACGACGACGGATTCGTTCACAGAATAGCCCAATACGGCAAGGATACCCGCCAAGACGGTCAGCGAAAATTCCCATTGGAAGAAGGCAAAGCAGCCGAGAATAATCACGATGTCGTGCATATTGGCGATAATGGCAGATACGGCAAAACGCCATTCAAAACGCATCGACAGGTAAATAATGATGCCGATAACGACAAAACCTAAAGCCATCAATCCATTACTTACCAATTCCTCACCGACTTGCGGGCCGATAAATTCGACTTGGCGCAAGGTAACGTCGGGACTGTCTTTTTTCAGCAAATCCATAACCTGATTGGACAACTGTGCGGAAGTAACACCTTCTTTGTTCGGCAGGCGGATCATGATGTGTTTGTTCGTACCCAATGCCTGAACCTGTACATCACCTATTTTCAGCGTATCGAGGCGTTCGCGCATCTTATTGACATCCGCACCCTGCTGATATTGGACTTCCATTACCGTACCGCCGGTAAATTCGACAGAGAAATTCAGACCTCTGGTAACCAAAAAGAATACGGCGGCAATAAAGGTAACCAACGAAATAAAGGTCGTCAGTTTGCCGTAGCTCATAAACGGAATATCGCGTTTGATTTTAAAGAGTTCCATAGCTTACTCCTTGCCTCCTGCCATTTCGGCTTTCGGCTTCCACACCGAACCAATGGAAATATTCTGCAATTTGCGTCTGCGTCCGTACCACAGATTGACCAACGCACGGAATACGACGACGGACGAATACATCGAAGTCAGAATACCCAAACAGTGTACGACCGCAAAACCGCGTACCGGGCCGGAACCGAATACCAAAAGCGCGATACCGGCAATCAGCGAAGTCAGGTTGGAATCGACAATGGTCGCCCATGCGTGTTGGAAACCGAGATTGATTGCCTGCTGCGGCGGCACGCCGGCACGCAATTCTTCGCGGATACGTTCGTTAATCAAGACGTTGGAGTCGATTGCCATACCCAAAGTCAACGCCAGCGCGGCCATACCCGGTAACGTCAACGTTGCCTGCATGGCAGACAAAATACCGATTAGGAACAGTATGTTGGCACTCAATGCAATGGTAGAAAAGAAACCCATCAGACGATAGTAAACCACCATGAATGCAGCAACGATGGCAAAACCCCATAAAGTCGAATGGAAGCCTTTTTCGATGTTCTCCTTACCCAAAGACGGACCGATGGTACGTTCTTCGACAATCTGCATCGGCGCGGCAAGAGAACCGGCACGCAACAGCAAAGACGTATCATTGGCTTCGGCTGTCGTCATGCTTCCGGAAATTTCCACGCGTCCGCCGGTAATGGCAGTACGGATAACCGGCGCGGTTACAACCTCGGATTTTCCTTGGTCGATCAAAACCATCGCCATGCGTTTGCCGACATTTGCGGCAGTCAGTTCGCCAAAAATGCTGCCACCCGCGCTGTCCAAGCTCAGACTGACGGCAGGTGCGCCCATTTGGTCGAAACTCGGTTGCGCATCGTTGATGTTGTCGCCCGTCAGCTCGACCTGTTTGCTGATTAGCAGAGTTTCGGGACGATCTCCGCCGCTTGAAAGCAGCTCATAACCGCTCGGCACGTTGCCTTCCAATGCCTCGCGCAACTTGGCAGGATCGTCCTCCACCATACGCAATTCCAAAGTCGCGGTACGGCCGATGATGTCTTTTGCCTTGGCAGTATCCTGAACGCCCGGAAGCTGCACGACGATACGGTCGGCACCGGACTGCTGGATGACGGGTTCGGCCACGCCCAACTCGTTCACACGGTTGTGCAGGGTAGTGATGTTCTGTTTGACCGCATCGGAACGCACTTTATTGACCGCCTCTTCCGAAAGCGTCAAGACGATATTGCTGCCGTCTGAATTCAGCGTTGCTTCAGGAAACAGCTTGCGCAACTGCGGCAGAGCCTTTTGCACATCACCTGCATCCTGCAAAGGGACGGTCAGGCTGTTTCCAGCCTGACGCACCGTGCCGCTGCGGATTTTTTCGCGGCGCAGTTCGCGGCGGATGTCGCCCGAATAACGTTCAAACGTTTTCTGCATCGCCGCTTTCATATCGACCTGCATGGTGAAATGCACGCCGCCGCGCAAGTCCAAACCCAAAAACATCGGATTGGCTTTGATTTTCGCCATCCATTCGGGGCTGTCCGCCAACAGGTTGAGCGCGGTAATATACCCTTCGCCCAAAGTGTTTTCGATGACGTCGCGCGCTTTAAGCTGCGTTTCGGTGTCTTTGAAACGCACTTTCAGTGAATTGTCCACAACAAACATCCCGTCGGTCTGAATACCCGCGTTTTGCAGCGCGGCATCCACTTTGAATTGAGTCTGTTCGTTGATGATGATGGCTTGTCGGTTGGTCGATACCTGCACGGCGGGTGTTTCGCCGAATAGGTTGGGCAGCGAATACACTGCGGCAACCGCAATCGTGAACACAATCAGCAGATATTTCCATAAAGGATAACGGTTCATCATTGTTCCTTAATGGTTGGAACCCCACCCTTTCGGTGGTGTCGGAATCGGGCTATTTCAGAAGAGGCAAAAACCCTTCCCAGCCAGGCAAGACCGGAAGGCGGCATCTTGAATATGCCGCCCTGCGTGTCGGAACATGGTCAAGCCTTCGGTTGGAATTCAAAACAAAGTGCCGCATTCGGGCTTTTCCGATGCGGCTTGTCGGCACAAATCAATCGACTTTTGCAGAAATCGCATTGCGTTCCACTTCGACCTCGATTTTTGTACCCTGTCCGATATCCACGGTAAAAAACTGTTCGCCGACTCTGGTTACCTTACCCTTGAAACCTGCCGCCAAGACCACTTTGTCGCCGACTTTCAAGGCGGCAAGCATTGCCTGATGCGCTTTGAATTTCTTTTGCTGCGGACGCATGATCAGGAAGTAGAACACCACCATAATCAACACTAAAGGAGCAAATTGTGCAACAGCTTGATTCATAATTTATCCGTTCTTTCTAATATGGTTGAAAATCGAGAGGGGTATATAATAACATAAGACCGTAAACAATATATCGGGTTTGCCGTCCGTACCGACCGTATACCGCAGCCTGCCCGTCCACAAACCCATGTCCTTGACCCGCCTAATCTTGAAATTCTATGCACTGTTGCGCCTTTTTTTGGGCAAAAACGCCCGCACCGCATGGATTTCGCATCCCGCCTGTGCCGGGCACGAACCCGGCGCAAACCATCCCGATTCGCCCGACCGCATCCTCTGCATCGAGCAGGCATTGCGCCGCGCCGGTATTTGGCAGCACCTCCAAACCATAGAGGCGGAAGAAATCAGC from Neisseria meningitidis harbors:
- the secF gene encoding protein translocase subunit SecF, producing MELFKIKRDIPFMSYGKLTTFISLVTFIAAVFFLVTRGLNFSVEFTGGTVMEVQYQQGADVNKMRERLDTLKIGDVQVQALGTNKHIMIRLPNKEGVTSAQLSNQVMDLLKKDSPDVTLRQVEFIGPQVGEELVSNGLMALGFVVIGIIIYLSMRFEWRFAVSAIIANMHDIVIILGCFAFFQWEFSLTVLAGILAVLGYSVNESVVVFDRIRENFRKPAMRGHAVPEVIDNAITATMSRTIITHGSTEAMVVSMLVFGGAALHGFSMALTIGIVFGIYSSVLVASPLLLMFGLSRDNIGKEPKKKEEIVV
- the secD gene encoding protein translocase subunit SecD, which encodes MNRYPLWKYLLIVFTIAVAAVYSLPNLFGETPAVQVSTNRQAIIINEQTQFKVDAALQNAGIQTDGMFVVDNSLKVRFKDTETQLKARDVIENTLGEGYITALNLLADSPEWMAKIKANPMFLGLDLRGGVHFTMQVDMKAAMQKTFERYSGDIRRELRREKIRSGTVRQAGNSLTVPLQDAGDVQKALPQLRKLFPEATLNSDGSNIVLTLSEEAVNKVRSDAVKQNITTLHNRVNELGVAEPVIQQSGADRIVVQLPGVQDTAKAKDIIGRTATLELRMVEDDPAKLREALEGNVPSGYELLSSGGDRPETLLISKQVELTGDNINDAQPSFDQMGAPAVSLSLDSAGGSIFGELTAANVGKRMAMVLIDQGKSEVVTAPVIRTAITGGRVEISGSMTTAEANDTSLLLRAGSLAAPMQIVEERTIGPSLGKENIEKGFHSTLWGFAIVAAFMVVYYRLMGFFSTIALSANILFLIGILSAMQATLTLPGMAALALTLGMAIDSNVLINERIREELRAGVPPQQAINLGFQHAWATIVDSNLTSLIAGIALLVFGSGPVRGFAVVHCLGILTSMYSSVVVFRALVNLWYGRRRKLQNISIGSVWKPKAEMAGGKE
- the yajC gene encoding preprotein translocase subunit YajC, which codes for MNQAVAQFAPLVLIMVVFYFLIMRPQQKKFKAHQAMLAALKVGDKVVLAAGFKGKVTRVGEQFFTVDIGQGTKIEVEVERNAISAKVD